A stretch of DNA from Vanacampus margaritifer isolate UIUO_Vmar chromosome 1, RoL_Vmar_1.0, whole genome shotgun sequence:
GATGGCATGTCAAGGTACAATTGTATGACATTAACTGTATATAAAGTGAGCACATGCATCATTCTTATTGCTATTTTATTATATCTTTCCATAGagcaacactgaagaaatgacactttgctCCAATGTTAAATTGTCAGTGTCGAGCTTGTACAACTAAATTTACTGTCCcctcaaaaataattcaacacaTAGCCACTAATGTCTAAACTGCTGCCAACAAAAGTGAGTTCACccataaatgaaaagtccaAATTGACTGGAGTATAGCCATCTTCCCTCCCTCGTGTCTTTTGATTCATTAGTGTTGCAAGATGTCAGGTGTGAATGGTGAGCAGGTGTACTACATTTGGTGTTTTGCTCACCCACTCTTTCTGTTCAACGGAAGTTCAAAATAGCACCTGGTAATGAATCGCAAAGACCTCTTGAATTGTTGATCTGCATAAAAAAGTTGACCAAGCAGACTGAGCTGCAGCACAGTAGCAAAGGCATACCGCAGTTTTAAAGTCACTGTGTCAAAAAAcgctaaaactttttttttttttttactcccgtTGCAATATGATTGCCTGCTTGCCATTTCCCCCAACGTGACTCACAAAGAATTAGTATAAATAGCGAAACATCATGTTGTCtacatattgtttttttccccccttttttccccaaaatcattttattgtgagagaaaaaatatatacaattatttcTAAAATCGTtggattaatggatggatgaaattcAAATCAACCGTCAATCTCCTAGTGAAAAGTAGTAACCACATGAGACATTATTTGCAGCTGGTTTGCTAATCAGCAATGTTGCGATTTTGGCTTAAAGGATTAAAGAAGTACGGTGGCTAAAGAAGCATTATTATCCAACAGTTTtataattattcaattaaacCCTGCTAGGTCAATTACGCAAGCAACCACTGCAGCTACGCTAGTTATATTTTCCTGATGCGTTGGTGAGTACCTTCGGTGCACAGAAAAATTTAATGTGGAAAGTGAAACTTGTCGTTTCGCTCTTCACTTACTCTGGACCTGAAAGACCTCCGAGTGAGGACTTGAGCACCGAACGCGCAAGCGCAGACTGGAGAAAAGAAGCATGATCGGCAGCTTGTTATTTTACGCCTTGTACCCGCTATCACTGTACTTGCGCAGACGACCGTCGGGTAAGCACAACTGGTAAAAGAATGTGTCTTcgttgtttttaatgccaccATTTTGTCCACCTTTATGAAACGCGCAGCGATGCTAACACGGCTACGTCGCCAGTGCCAAGTTCAAATGCGTTTTGCTTGCTGACTCGCtcagcttttattgtcacgtGACGGAGCGAGTTAAAGTTGTTGTTCCCTCGCACAAAATAACCATTAAGATGCGTTTCTGTTAAAAACAAAGGCGTGGAGAAAGTAGTATTTTAAGGGCAGAAACAGAACTCAACTTGGTGAACATGCTAACTCCTTAGCTTGCACCTGTTATCAGAGCTCTTTGCATGTGACGTCACGACGACAGCGCATGGCAATGTTTTGAGTTGAGGTAAGTCAATCGAGAACCAATTACACTAATCCGTTGGCTTTTCGTTCAATGACACAAACTGTGTACTATCATTTGATTTGACTGAATAAATGCTAACAATACCACGCTTAATACTCTACAAGGTATTTTGTTCTCTGTGACAAATTGTGTAGAAAGGCCAAACACGGTAAGCAGTAGACTAGATTTTAACTTATTGATCATGATTCAATTATACGCACAGAGAAACTGGTCAAAATGTCCAAACATGTTGATAAATGCCTGCTTTTGTAATTTGGGAATGTGCATCATCGAAGTGGAGTTCTTGTATACTGGAAGTGGACAATCTTAGGCATATACAAATGATGGAGCTGacatagctgtttttttttttgtgatctgCAAGGTAAACCTAGATTGAATGTGAGGCCCTGCTCTGACAAGTACAATTCATCCAAAATGTTACCTAGGTAAATGTAATGCATCACTCACTTTGTCAAGGCTTTACTGTACTGTGTTGCCCCTTCTGCAGTTGTCAATGGCACGATGGCATGTGAGAGTTCTGCTGCCACAAGTCAGATGTCCATCGAGTCTCTGAAAATCCCACCGGACCAGCGGTTCGGCCAAAACGGTTTgtcaacagaaaaaaaggaggaaaagatGAGCGAACAAACCTCCGATGAGGCCGACAAGACACCAGATGCAGAACCGCCTTCGAACATGAGTGAGGCCCAAACTGCAACGACGGAGAATAACTCCATGGGAGAAGAAGATAAACAGGAGACACCCAAAGAAGAAGTTGGGAACATGCACCTTCCACTTGAGCAACCAAGCTCTGAAGAAACTTCAAATGAGGATGATGACCTGCCTATCATCAGCCTTATGGGGGCACTAGCCAAGATGGAAAGTGAAGAAGTCCCGGGAAATGCAGCTGCGTGCATCAAACAAGAAACAGAGTGCTGGGATGAATATGCTCATGTAATGCTGCCTGGTGTaacaaattcaaacccgaaGCAGACATTGCCAGTCCCCAGTGCTGAAAGTCACCGTGATACACAAATTGGATGGCACTATCCTGCGGGACCGGGCGGTACAGAGGAAATTTTTTGCCCGCTTTGGCAGTTTCCTACTATGAGCTATTACCCTCCACAGGAGAAAAACGCAACATTTGACGGTGCGGATGTGAAGTCCTCTTCCTTTTAACTGTTATCACAAATTAATTTAGTATTCTTTAATAGTTTATGTAAACAATTATGTATTCCCACAGTAATCTGGCGGTTATGGCAAAAAACTTCAACAGAGCATCCCGATCCTCTGCTTCCTTTCACAAAGCCCTCCATGGACTTTACTGTCATGTCCTACAACATCTTGGCCCAGGACCTGCTGGAGGCCAACATGGAGCTGTACGCACACTGCCCCCTAGAGGCACTGGATTGGAACAACCGCTGCAGGATGCTTTTGGAGGAACTACAGAAATGGAAGCCAGATGTGAGtcaaataacacacaaacacaaagttaACGCCACAACTTAAGATAAATCTGCACAAACTACTCAGATCAATAAAAAAGCCTTTACAAACTTAATAATGCACAACAAACCACTTATTAAGATGCTATGCAGATTGTTTGTCTCCAAGAGGTCCAGGAGAATCATtatcaagcacaactgtatccTTTCCTGACTGAGATGGGTGAGTCGTCTTAAATTGCACATATTGATTTTGAGCAACTTGAACCAACTTTTAATGATGAGGGAGAAAGATCACCATGTGTATGCTTAGTGCTCTGTTTTACATAGATTTCTTtgtacttttcatttttattatcgatagtttatttatttatagttgtACCAATACTTCATATTCATGGTTCAGCATTCGCGTAGTTGCTGtttcttcattttattatttatttattttggaggAAACTATCCACCATTAGTCTTGCCCATTAGCTCTTTTTGCGTTCTAGCCATAACAATAAATGTATTCCAATACTTGGGTGCTATCTGGTGGAATTGTGGTGTTATTGATGGCTAATTCATTGGTAGaggtgttttttcattttttttgcatggaaaGTGAAAGCATGCTTCGTCTTCAATCCAAATGTAGCTACTAATAATAGCCGATCTACTTAACCATATCAAGTTGCCTGTATTCCCTAACATTTCTTCTGTGTGAATGACAAAAGgtgagcaccccccccccccctttaaaaaaaacaattcattacACAAATTCCACTTAtaaaaatgagttaaagtggaagtgaAACATTTCTTTCAATATATCCTTGTCTTATGTGCTCTACGTCATGGCTAACCTGTTTTCTGGTTTTGGTCACATGATATTCACAATGCCTTGATGGCAATTTCTGTTGACAGCAGGTCAATGTCAATATTGCATTGATGGATGCAAACTGGTGTatgattttgactaatttttataccaccaatgcaatattaatataatttgtAAATTAATGGGGGCACATAAAATATactgaaaataattgttttgacttcccctttaatgccatttgtgtaaatgtttctgcatgtattttgtttgcataTCTAATGTTATTTAGGCTAGTATCCTATTATAACTATTGTATACCGTTTATGAGTAATACAGGTTTCATGTTAGATGCatggtgttgttgttttgtggtcCTCTCAGTTTTAAGTGTGTGGCATTGTGCAAgttatttgcagattttcttTATTCGAATAATGAACGTTCACTCTagcagcagtagtagtagtaggagattaggctacactctaaaaacagttgggtcaaaaatggaccgatcgtacttgggtcgatttgacccaactttgagtcaagaaatgggtctttccacgtaaaaaaaactcataaatattggtcatatcctttacttgggtcattttgtataaaacaacccagaaagttgggtcaaattgacccatatagtggattggtccatttttttatccatattttccgtactataaggcgcacctaaaAGCCTTTAATTTTCTCAGAAACTGACAGTGCACCTTATCCGATGCGCCTTATATGTGGATCAATATTAGTTCAAGTAagctccatctagtggatgcTTAACGCAACTCCAGCCACTACAGTAGCTTCTATTCTATGCACCTTATATatagaaaaagttttttaaatagGCCATTCGTTGAAtgtgcgccttataatccgatGCGCCTTATAGTGTGAAAACTCTGGTAGGTTACTTTtgatccagctgtttttagagtgcactatTTTACCTGATAGTGACtacatccatctgtccattttctCATATTTATTGTCACAAACACTCCACACAACTAGTTGCGGCTCTATGTCTGTCCAGCAACAGCATAACTTTCATGTCACTTCCGAACTGGCTGTCTTTCCGTTAAACGTCACTGCCATCGGGTCAGCTGAAGTCAGTGTTTACCAACAAAGATTTGTGATTTTAAATCAGGAAAGCGCTCACATTTGGCACAGATTAATTGTGTGTGCGCCACTTAAAAGCGGACATGATTTTACTATTCGTCTTCTGGTTGTCCAGGTTACAACTGTGTCTACAAGCGGCGCACAGGGAACAAGACAGACGGCTGTGCTACTTGCTATCGCAGCAGTTGCTTTTCTGAGGTGTCAGTCACACCAGTAGAGTTCTTCCGACCACAAACGGAGCTTCTGGACCGACACAACGTGGGCATAGTAGTAGTGCTTCGGCCCGCTGTCTATCAGGGGTCCAATGTGGCGGCGAAGGGCTCCCTGCTATGTGTGGCCAACACACACCTGCTGTTCAATCCTCGGAGGGGGGACGTCAAACTGGCACAGCTGGCCATAATGCTGGCAGAGATCAACAGCGTGGTCAAATTGTGGAAAGATAAAGGTGAACACTGTAAAGTCATCCTGTGCGGGGACTTCAACTCTTTGCCGCACACGCCTCTTTACCAGTTCATCACCACCGGGGAGCTCCACTTCCAAGGTCTGCCGGCATGGATGGTGAGACTCTACTACTCTATGCCGGTTTGTTCACAAACGGAGACAAGAGTTCTTTGCACTGATGTTTACTGTTTGGGCTTACTTCGCTTTTTGCGCCACAGACACACCGTAGAACTGGTGAGACAAACAAATGGTGTACAATGAAATAAACTTAGCTTTACaaattatacataaatataaaacatatatatacctCTTTGGCCTGCTAATGAACAAACAGGGGTACTTATTTGACTTAATTAGCTTTACTTTTGTATCTTAAACTTGCGTGAGGTCGCGCTGCATCGGACTACTGCTTCGCTATGCTAGcggaaaacaggaagtgacctaatCGTGGTCTAAAatttaaatgtgtacattttactctTTTAACTtgcaacttattattattaacaatataGTACTAcaaattacacaaaaataataggaaaataaaaacaatgcacataaaaaaaaataagttgcgCACCATATTAAACTTTCAATGAGAAGTGAAATAACTGTTCCTCCTACTGGTGAAACACAAGATTACAGGTAGACGTCAACTGTTACAACTCTGATATGTGCACTCAATAGACACTTCATTATAAGAATAATTTTGATAttgtgactaaaaaaaaaaatctgtatttgtgtgtttaataTTGAAGGGTAGGTTTATCTGTTCACTTTTGCTATATCCGAGTACAGGTGTCTGGTCAGAAGGATTTTTCACACAAAGGCGATGTACTGTGTGCTCCTCTATGGCCCGACTGTTTGGGAATTTCTGACAGCTGCCAGTATGTCACTTCCACTGAGGTAGATACAAGCGACTGTTCAGTCTCAGGTAGGTGTTTGATCCTGTATTCTGTTATGTATGAGCAGTAacaataaaaagacaaattggACTCTGTTTGCAGTGCCTCAAGCCTCTCCTGGCGGGAAATTTCACTACAGCTTAGACGTCCTCATGGACATGCGCTCCTGTCCACTTTCTTATGTCCGTCCATGTGATTTGCCATTA
This window harbors:
- the angel1 gene encoding protein angel homolog 2 isoform X1, translating into MIGSLLFYALYPLSLYLRRRPSVVNGTMACESSAATSQMSIESLKIPPDQRFGQNGLSTEKKEEKMSEQTSDEADKTPDAEPPSNMSEAQTATTENNSMGEEDKQETPKEEVGNMHLPLEQPSSEETSNEDDDLPIISLMGALAKMESEEVPGNAAACIKQETECWDEYAHVMLPGVTNSNPKQTLPVPSAESHRDTQIGWHYPAGPGGTEEIFCPLWQFPTMSYYPPQEKNATFDVIWRLWQKTSTEHPDPLLPFTKPSMDFTVMSYNILAQDLLEANMELYAHCPLEALDWNNRCRMLLEELQKWKPDIVCLQEVQENHYQAQLYPFLTEMGYNCVYKRRTGNKTDGCATCYRSSCFSEVSVTPVEFFRPQTELLDRHNVGIVVVLRPAVYQGSNVAAKGSLLCVANTHLLFNPRRGDVKLAQLAIMLAEINSVVKLWKDKGEHCKVILCGDFNSLPHTPLYQFITTGELHFQGLPAWMVSGQKDFSHKGDVLCAPLWPDCLGISDSCQYVTSTEVDTSDCSVSVPQASPGGKFHYSLDVLMDMRSCPLSYVRPCDLPLIPGVTDCKPDVSSRNRPPIRFQHIISHQLDLESAYKHTLADSGAPEVTTLHSEGAATVDYIFYSSERVSDRAGSQFGCEGLKLLGCLSLLSEETLWFMEGLPSYVFPSDHLSLLAKFHLDLNTAAF
- the angel1 gene encoding protein angel homolog 1 isoform X2, producing MACESSAATSQMSIESLKIPPDQRFGQNGLSTEKKEEKMSEQTSDEADKTPDAEPPSNMSEAQTATTENNSMGEEDKQETPKEEVGNMHLPLEQPSSEETSNEDDDLPIISLMGALAKMESEEVPGNAAACIKQETECWDEYAHVMLPGVTNSNPKQTLPVPSAESHRDTQIGWHYPAGPGGTEEIFCPLWQFPTMSYYPPQEKNATFDVIWRLWQKTSTEHPDPLLPFTKPSMDFTVMSYNILAQDLLEANMELYAHCPLEALDWNNRCRMLLEELQKWKPDIVCLQEVQENHYQAQLYPFLTEMGYNCVYKRRTGNKTDGCATCYRSSCFSEVSVTPVEFFRPQTELLDRHNVGIVVVLRPAVYQGSNVAAKGSLLCVANTHLLFNPRRGDVKLAQLAIMLAEINSVVKLWKDKGEHCKVILCGDFNSLPHTPLYQFITTGELHFQGLPAWMVSGQKDFSHKGDVLCAPLWPDCLGISDSCQYVTSTEVDTSDCSVSVPQASPGGKFHYSLDVLMDMRSCPLSYVRPCDLPLIPGVTDCKPDVSSRNRPPIRFQHIISHQLDLESAYKHTLADSGAPEVTTLHSEGAATVDYIFYSSERVSDRAGSQFGCEGLKLLGCLSLLSEETLWFMEGLPSYVFPSDHLSLLAKFHLDLNTAAF